One genomic segment of Paraburkholderia phymatum STM815 includes these proteins:
- a CDS encoding cupin domain-containing protein, whose protein sequence is MIALPASVAEIGNGHRMTNRSDATAVYVEVRSRSTADVITCADIDMMSPSSGSRFLHKDGKPYSGTRRRIMCRSKVTRATRHRFGHALWLIAPRSV, encoded by the coding sequence ATGATCGCGTTGCCGGCGTCGGTAGCCGAGATTGGCAACGGCCATCGGATGACCAACCGGTCGGACGCGACCGCCGTCTATGTGGAAGTCCGTTCGCGTTCAACTGCGGATGTCATCACGTGCGCCGACATCGACATGATGAGCCCGAGCAGCGGCAGCCGGTTCTTGCACAAGGACGGCAAGCCGTATTCCGGCACCCGACGACGCATCATGTGTCGATCGAAGGTGACGCGCGCTACGCGTCACCGCTTTGGCCACGCGCTATGGCTTATTGCGCCGCGGTCAGTTTGA
- a CDS encoding DHA2 family efflux MFS transporter permease subunit, with protein sequence MNDSSRSASLGPLPYVVAATFFMEYLDTTIIATALPQMAQSFRTSPNALSLGMSAYMIALAIFIPASGWVADRFGSRSVFFSAIVTFTLASLLCGISQNVAEFTAARVLQGIGGALMVPVGRLTVVRSIDKKQLMQAISTITWPGIVAPVIGPPVGGFITTYASWRWIFLLNLPVCLAVLVAVLKWVPNLRSAERRPFDALGLVLSALTLTAILYGADMASQPDTNPFVALGVLAIGLAFGCVAFCQARRHRHPLIDVSTLKIPTFSVTVVTGTITRIGIGAVPYLMPLLFQIGFGLSAFKSGLLLLVSATGNLGMKALTTRILQRYGFRRVAIAASATCGVFTILCGVLTPDSPLAWVLVVVFIYGLGRSLQFSTLATLAYADVPSQQTSAANTLWNAAAQMSIGLGIAFGAVALRAASVVNGNDMGDSRSHTPIFTLGDFRLAFLCAGVLTIMSIYGYVKLAHDAGNRLRAVSN encoded by the coding sequence ATGAATGATTCATCCCGCTCCGCTTCGCTCGGACCGCTGCCTTATGTCGTCGCCGCGACCTTCTTCATGGAGTATCTCGACACGACGATCATCGCAACCGCGCTTCCGCAGATGGCTCAGTCGTTCCGCACGAGTCCCAACGCACTCAGCCTCGGCATGAGCGCCTACATGATCGCGCTCGCAATCTTCATCCCCGCCAGCGGCTGGGTGGCGGACCGCTTCGGCTCCCGAAGCGTATTCTTCTCCGCGATCGTCACGTTCACGCTCGCTTCGCTGTTATGCGGCATTTCGCAGAACGTGGCCGAATTTACCGCTGCACGCGTGCTGCAAGGCATCGGCGGCGCGCTGATGGTTCCCGTGGGACGACTCACCGTCGTGCGTAGCATCGACAAAAAGCAGTTGATGCAGGCCATTTCGACGATCACATGGCCAGGCATCGTTGCGCCCGTGATCGGGCCGCCCGTGGGCGGGTTCATTACGACTTATGCATCGTGGCGCTGGATCTTCCTGCTCAACCTGCCCGTCTGTCTCGCCGTGCTGGTCGCCGTGCTCAAATGGGTGCCGAACCTGCGCAGCGCCGAACGGCGTCCGTTCGATGCGCTGGGCCTCGTACTCAGCGCACTGACCTTGACGGCAATTCTCTATGGCGCCGATATGGCGAGTCAGCCGGATACGAATCCGTTCGTCGCGCTCGGCGTCCTCGCCATTGGCCTGGCCTTTGGCTGCGTCGCGTTTTGTCAGGCGCGCCGACACCGGCATCCGCTGATCGACGTGAGCACGCTGAAGATCCCGACGTTCTCCGTCACCGTCGTCACAGGCACGATCACGCGCATCGGCATCGGCGCAGTGCCGTATCTGATGCCACTGCTGTTCCAGATCGGCTTCGGCTTGTCGGCGTTCAAGTCTGGGCTGCTGCTGCTCGTCAGCGCAACCGGCAACCTCGGCATGAAGGCGCTCACGACGCGGATCTTGCAGCGCTACGGCTTCCGGCGCGTCGCGATAGCGGCGAGCGCCACGTGCGGGGTCTTCACGATCCTATGCGGCGTGCTTACGCCCGATTCGCCGCTCGCGTGGGTTCTGGTGGTCGTGTTTATCTACGGGCTCGGGCGTTCACTGCAGTTTTCCACCCTGGCCACGCTTGCCTACGCGGATGTCCCGTCACAACAGACGAGCGCGGCCAACACGCTGTGGAATGCGGCCGCGCAGATGAGCATCGGTCTGGGCATTGCATTCGGCGCAGTGGCGTTGCGTGCAGCGTCCGTCGTCAATGGAAATGACATGGGCGACAGCCGTAGTCACACACCGATATTCACGCTCGGCGACTTCCGCCTTGCGTTCCTGTGCGCGGGCGTGCTGACGATCATGTCGATATATGGCTACGTGAAGCTCGCCCACGACGCCGGAAACAGGCTGAGGGCGGTATCGAACTAA
- a CDS encoding VOC family protein — MSNQQTRSHAATATGRAKAVDMKLEVVVIPVSDVDRALQFYAGLGWRLDVDIVRGDDFRVVHFTPMGSSCSILFGKGVTAEEPGSVQGLHLIVSDVEAARAELIGRGVAVSEVFHDIGGVFHHAGEDGRVSGPHPERKSYGSFASFNDPDGNGWVFQEVTARLPGRVDADATTFVSAADLAGALRRAAAAHGEHEKRTGEHDENWPDWYADYIIREQTGDSLPT, encoded by the coding sequence ATGAGCAATCAACAGACGCGCAGTCATGCTGCAACCGCGACCGGCCGGGCAAAAGCGGTCGATATGAAACTCGAGGTCGTGGTCATTCCCGTATCGGACGTCGATCGCGCGCTGCAGTTTTACGCGGGACTCGGCTGGCGGCTCGACGTCGACATCGTGAGAGGCGATGATTTCCGCGTCGTGCATTTCACGCCTATGGGTTCCTCATGCTCGATCCTGTTCGGCAAAGGCGTCACGGCGGAAGAGCCGGGCTCGGTTCAGGGACTTCACCTCATTGTGTCCGACGTCGAAGCAGCGCGTGCGGAGTTGATCGGCCGTGGCGTGGCGGTAAGCGAAGTTTTCCACGACATCGGCGGCGTATTCCATCATGCCGGCGAAGACGGGCGTGTGAGCGGCCCACATCCCGAGCGTAAGAGCTATGGCTCTTTCGCTTCGTTCAATGATCCAGATGGGAACGGCTGGGTGTTCCAGGAAGTGACAGCGCGACTGCCCGGAAGAGTTGACGCGGATGCCACGACTTTCGTGTCGGCCGCCGATCTCGCGGGTGCGCTTCGGCGCGCTGCCGCCGCGCACGGCGAACATGAGAAGCGCACGGGCGAGCACGATGAAAACTGGCCTGACTGGTACGCCGATTACATCATTCGTGAGCAGACGGGCGATTCATTGCCGACCTGA
- a CDS encoding DUF2817 domain-containing protein — MHTALRNDHWLHLYGDPLDAQGRAISRALFDAFMPADDDWRELVWTRTRQIWARALAALPDIVPMRICARQHVQAAQHWGYSGA; from the coding sequence ATGCACACCGCGCTGCGCAATGATCACTGGCTGCATCTGTACGGCGATCCATTGGATGCGCAAGGCCGCGCGATCAGCCGCGCGCTGTTCGACGCTTTCATGCCGGCCGACGACGACTGGCGCGAGCTGGTGTGGACACGCACTCGGCAGATATGGGCGCGCGCGCTTGCGGCGCTGCCGGATATCGTGCCGATGCGAATCTGCGCGCGCCAGCACGTTCAGGCGGCGCAGCATTGGGGCTATAGCGGCGCCTGA
- a CDS encoding DUF2817 domain-containing protein codes for MLHDLADEYHGRVGIEVLDIYEPDQLAALKQRLSGRSLDIPFVNAGTTNRDSTQTIGEVLTEDFMKIGFPVQPDFDTLRHRFLHAAQTAGARVTNFAHPLKGPKGEALTTDVAWLGNPDARTLRNAFSSRLRSPSRSTCIRARGHSAIRY; via the coding sequence TTGCTGCACGATCTGGCTGACGAGTACCACGGCCGGGTTGGGATCGAAGTTCTCGACATCTACGAGCCGGATCAGCTTGCCGCACTGAAGCAGCGCCTGTCGGGACGGAGCCTCGACATTCCGTTCGTCAACGCAGGCACGACCAATCGCGACTCGACACAGACCATCGGCGAAGTGTTGACCGAAGATTTCATGAAAATCGGCTTTCCTGTCCAACCCGATTTCGACACGCTACGTCATCGTTTTCTGCACGCCGCGCAAACGGCCGGCGCGCGAGTGACGAATTTCGCGCATCCGCTGAAAGGGCCGAAGGGCGAGGCACTCACAACGGACGTTGCATGGCTCGGCAACCCGGACGCGCGCACATTGCGCAACGCTTTTTCAAGCCGGCTCAGGTCGCCATCGCGTTCGACCTGCATACGGGCGCGGGGGCATTCGGCCATCCGATACTAA